One segment of Paenibacillus sp. FSL R7-0337 DNA contains the following:
- a CDS encoding response regulator transcription factor, translating to MKVLILEDEKPIRDLLCINLKRAGFEIAEASTGEEALSIAREQRDFDIAILDLMLPGLSGFEVCTLLRTQFPRLGIIMLTAKSQEIDKVMGLESGADDYVVKPFSPVELVARVRSLYRRMYPGEALPQENLIELPPFTLMLDERKLLKDGQDIPLTPTEFMIVKLLMEQPNKAMNRDDILTNVWGQYFMGDLKIVDVNISRIRQKIGQESSGPQFLETVWGFGYIWRG from the coding sequence ATGAAAGTGCTGATACTGGAAGATGAGAAGCCGATCCGTGATCTGCTGTGCATCAACCTTAAGCGGGCAGGCTTCGAGATCGCGGAGGCTTCTACCGGTGAAGAGGCGCTGAGCATTGCCCGGGAGCAGAGAGATTTCGACATCGCAATTCTCGACCTGATGCTGCCCGGACTCAGCGGGTTCGAGGTGTGTACCCTTCTGCGGACACAGTTCCCCCGGCTGGGAATCATTATGCTCACTGCCAAAAGCCAGGAAATCGACAAGGTCATGGGCCTGGAATCCGGCGCAGACGACTACGTGGTTAAGCCCTTCAGTCCAGTGGAGCTGGTCGCCCGGGTGCGCTCGCTTTACCGCCGGATGTATCCGGGAGAGGCGCTGCCGCAGGAGAACCTTATTGAGCTTCCGCCTTTTACTCTGATGCTGGATGAACGGAAATTATTGAAGGACGGGCAGGATATCCCGCTGACCCCAACCGAGTTTATGATCGTGAAGCTGCTGATGGAGCAGCCGAACAAGGCCATGAACCGGGACGATATTTTGACAAACGTATGGGGGCAGTACTTCATGGGTGATCTTAAAATTGTAGATGTGAATATCAGCCGAATCCGCCAGAAGATCGGACAGGAGTCCTCCGGGCCGCAGTTCCTCGAGACGGTATGGGGATTCGGATATATTTGGAGGGGCTAA
- a CDS encoding carbohydrate kinase, producing MQSKNTVLCVGELLIDFFCTEADVSLTEGRHFAKQAGGAPANVSAAIARLGGHSAFLGKVGADPFGLFLKQTLEEQNVDTAMLLLDPASPTTLAFVSRSANGERDFVFHRGADRLLRLEELDRAAVRKAAMLHFGSATALLADPFREVYMTLMDEAKTNGQFISFDPNYRDDLWTGRQEEFIALSRAGIAKADLVKVSDEELQLITREADRDAALDMLHEWGAGAVAVTLGKDGTLISSPDSRLLIPSITVKSIDSTGAGDAFIGALLCRISQLAHPADFTRSAELQRDFVTFANQVGAIVCTKIGAIAALPTLDEVQKYAG from the coding sequence GTGCAATCCAAGAATACAGTCCTTTGCGTGGGCGAGCTGCTCATCGATTTCTTCTGCACTGAGGCGGACGTCAGCCTGACCGAAGGCCGGCATTTCGCCAAGCAGGCCGGCGGGGCACCGGCGAACGTAAGTGCAGCCATCGCCCGGCTCGGCGGTCACTCCGCCTTCCTCGGCAAGGTCGGGGCTGATCCCTTCGGCCTCTTCCTGAAGCAGACGCTGGAGGAACAGAACGTGGATACCGCGATGCTGCTGCTTGATCCCGCAAGCCCGACCACACTGGCTTTCGTCTCGCGCTCAGCGAACGGGGAACGCGATTTCGTGTTCCACCGCGGGGCAGACCGGCTGCTCAGGCTGGAAGAGCTGGACCGGGCAGCCGTCCGTAAGGCGGCCATGCTTCATTTCGGCTCGGCGACAGCGCTGCTGGCTGATCCCTTCCGCGAGGTCTATATGACGCTCATGGACGAAGCGAAGACGAACGGACAGTTCATCTCCTTTGACCCCAACTACCGGGATGACCTGTGGACCGGACGTCAGGAGGAATTCATCGCGCTGTCCAGAGCAGGCATCGCCAAGGCCGATCTGGTGAAGGTCAGCGACGAGGAGCTTCAGCTGATTACGCGCGAAGCGGACCGTGATGCCGCCCTTGATATGCTGCATGAATGGGGAGCCGGAGCAGTAGCCGTTACTCTGGGCAAAGACGGCACCCTCATCTCCTCCCCGGACTCCCGGTTGCTGATTCCCAGCATCACCGTGAAGTCCATCGATTCCACCGGCGCCGGCGATGCATTCATTGGAGCCCTGCTCTGCCGGATCAGCCAGTTGGCGCATCCGGCAGACTTCACCCGCAGCGCGGAGCTGCAGCGGGACTTCGTCACCTTCGCCAACCAGGTGGGGGCAATTGTCTGCACCAAGATCGGGGCGATTGCTGCGCTGCCGACACTGGACGAGGTCCAGAAGTATGCCGGGTAA
- a CDS encoding carbohydrate ABC transporter permease, producing MDIQYSGKDRILLVVTYILLGLFILVILFPLVYVVLASFLTPNVLITKGLAIAPSDWTITGYVKILSNDAMIRGFFNALFYSAAFALATVFFSVFAAYPLSIEGLAGKRPVMIFFLITMFFGGGLIPTYLVVKDLGMLNTVWAVILPGAISVFNIILAKTYFQGLPKELFQAASIDGASDLGIFFRIVLPLSKPIIFVLALYAFVGQWNSYFDAMIYLDDSRLFPLQLVLRSILIQNQVQPGMIADALAQAELKKLSEMIKYSSIVISSLPLIVMYPFFQKYFEKGAMVGSIK from the coding sequence ATGGATATTCAATATTCCGGGAAGGACCGGATTCTGCTTGTTGTTACTTATATATTGCTAGGTTTGTTCATCCTGGTCATTCTGTTTCCGCTGGTGTATGTCGTGCTGGCCTCCTTCTTAACACCGAATGTGCTCATTACCAAGGGGCTGGCTATTGCGCCGTCGGACTGGACAATTACTGGCTACGTCAAAATTCTCAGCAACGACGCGATGATCCGCGGCTTCTTCAACGCCTTGTTCTACTCTGCCGCCTTCGCGCTGGCTACGGTATTCTTCTCCGTCTTCGCGGCGTATCCGCTGTCTATCGAGGGACTGGCCGGGAAGCGGCCGGTGATGATCTTCTTCCTGATTACGATGTTCTTCGGCGGCGGTCTGATTCCGACTTATCTGGTTGTGAAGGATCTGGGGATGCTGAATACGGTGTGGGCGGTGATCCTGCCGGGGGCGATCAGCGTGTTCAATATTATTCTGGCGAAGACCTATTTCCAGGGTCTGCCCAAGGAGCTGTTTCAGGCGGCGAGTATCGACGGGGCGTCAGATCTGGGCATTTTTTTCCGGATCGTACTGCCGTTGTCGAAGCCCATTATCTTCGTGCTCGCCTTGTATGCCTTCGTGGGGCAGTGGAACTCTTACTTCGATGCCATGATTTATCTGGACGATTCGCGGCTGTTCCCGCTGCAGCTGGTGCTGCGTTCGATCCTGATTCAGAATCAGGTGCAGCCCGGCATGATTGCCGATGCACTGGCCCAGGCGGAGCTGAAGAAGCTGTCTGAAATGATCAAGTATTCTTCGATCGTCATCTCCAGCCTGCCGCTGATCGTGATGTACCCGTTCTTCCAGAAGTACTTCGAGAAGGGTGCCATGGTCGGCTCCATTAAATAA
- a CDS encoding HAMP domain-containing sensor histidine kinase: MLKGIRSRLIVYITLMLLLIVLLLEGVFIAAVHYYYLGSAMETLNTRATTSATFFNKYLESYSLNERARYILENISSEESSKVEVLSPAGQVVINSFGFSSTEQVNTPDVRAALTSGKGSFQSIKPVNGERIMAVSIALKESGSTIGLLRYSVSAEPLYNVILKIALNAAIVGLLVIGFGFILSLIIAKRIVGPIQQLTGVAKEMATGNFAVRAERRFDDEVGTLAVTLNYMSEEILKSEKLKYDFISSVTHELRTPLTSIKGWGETLLVGDLSDRQETLQGLEVMTGETDRLIGLVEDLLDFSKFQAGEIRIVRQPYDLRGLLEDLLLQFRYRGQTKQIRLYADLPDQPLPVDGDFNRLKQVFVNLLDNAFKFTPAEGEIRLTAVLEGERITVTVADNGEGIEAADLAQLGTKFFKGRSRQSGSGLGLAICKEIIELHDGQLRIESEFTKGTTVIVELPRYEVEQHFTPPV, encoded by the coding sequence GTGCTGAAGGGAATCAGGTCCAGACTTATCGTCTATATTACCCTTATGCTGCTCCTAATCGTGCTGCTGCTGGAGGGGGTGTTCATTGCCGCTGTCCACTATTATTATCTGGGCAGTGCAATGGAGACATTGAATACAAGGGCCACGACTTCAGCGACCTTTTTCAATAAGTATCTGGAGAGCTATAGCTTGAATGAGCGGGCGCGGTATATTCTGGAGAATATTTCCTCTGAAGAGAGCAGCAAGGTGGAAGTGCTGAGTCCGGCCGGGCAGGTGGTCATTAATTCCTTCGGCTTCTCCAGTACAGAGCAGGTGAATACCCCTGATGTGAGAGCAGCTCTGACCAGCGGCAAAGGAAGCTTTCAGAGCATCAAGCCGGTGAACGGGGAACGAATTATGGCAGTTTCTATTGCGCTGAAGGAGTCGGGGAGTACGATTGGCTTGCTGCGTTACTCGGTCTCGGCAGAGCCTTTATATAACGTTATTCTCAAAATTGCGCTGAATGCAGCCATCGTCGGGCTGCTCGTCATTGGATTCGGCTTCATCCTCAGCCTTATCATCGCCAAACGAATTGTAGGACCGATTCAGCAGCTGACCGGGGTCGCCAAGGAAATGGCCACCGGTAATTTTGCCGTCCGGGCAGAGAGGCGCTTTGACGATGAGGTCGGCACCCTTGCGGTAACACTGAATTATATGTCTGAAGAAATTCTGAAGAGCGAGAAGCTCAAATATGATTTCATCTCCTCTGTCACCCATGAGCTGCGGACCCCGCTGACCTCCATCAAAGGCTGGGGCGAGACGCTGCTGGTCGGTGATTTGTCGGACAGGCAGGAGACGCTCCAGGGTCTTGAGGTCATGACCGGAGAGACAGACCGGCTGATCGGCCTGGTGGAGGATCTGCTCGACTTCTCCAAGTTCCAGGCCGGAGAGATCCGCATTGTACGCCAGCCATATGATCTCAGAGGCCTGCTGGAGGATCTGTTGCTGCAGTTCAGATACCGGGGGCAGACGAAGCAGATCCGCCTCTACGCCGACCTTCCCGATCAGCCGCTGCCGGTGGACGGTGATTTTAACCGGTTGAAGCAGGTGTTTGTCAATTTGCTGGATAATGCGTTCAAGTTCACCCCTGCGGAGGGTGAGATCCGTCTTACCGCAGTGCTGGAAGGCGAGCGGATAACCGTCACCGTTGCTGACAACGGCGAGGGCATCGAGGCTGCGGATCTGGCGCAGCTTGGCACCAAATTCTTCAAAGGCCGCTCCCGTCAATCCGGCAGCGGCCTGGGCCTCGCAATCTGCAAAGAAATTATTGAGCTGCATGACGGACAACTGCGGATCGAGAGCGAATTCACTAAGGGAACCACGGTAATTGTAGAGCTGCCGCGCTACGAGGTGGAGCAGCATTTTACACCACCAGTGTAG
- a CDS encoding LacI family DNA-binding transcriptional regulator, with the protein MSNLDQIAKLSGFSKATVSRVLNRSPHVSQATREIILKIMEELDYVPNGNAISLSRGETMQIGMVTEGINEVMLPFLNSFVETASRHGYQTIIYTSGGDPAKELQAFEDMRRKRVDALVISTCVNDQALLGSYCKYGPIVSWQRMELPEIQSVAMNQYDGYMLGLEHLIEKGYTRIANAWGRPASMNTSGRIQAYRDAARNYHLEVNPEWSQTGIHSIRQGEELIRRLLMIPGGPPNAILCANDMVAAGVLSEARRLKVKVPEELAVVGFDNTELAHTLGITSIDNPIAAQAQNALHLILGKLKGGEAEQEPLGFQLVPRETT; encoded by the coding sequence ATGTCGAATCTGGATCAAATCGCTAAACTGTCGGGATTCTCCAAAGCTACGGTATCGAGAGTACTGAATCGTTCTCCCCATGTGAGCCAGGCGACGCGGGAGATCATCCTGAAGATCATGGAAGAGCTGGACTATGTGCCGAACGGCAATGCCATCTCCTTGTCCAGAGGGGAGACCATGCAGATCGGGATGGTGACAGAGGGGATCAACGAGGTGATGCTGCCTTTTCTGAACAGCTTCGTGGAGACTGCGAGCCGGCACGGATATCAGACGATTATCTATACCTCCGGGGGCGATCCGGCCAAAGAGCTGCAAGCCTTCGAGGATATGCGGCGTAAAAGAGTCGATGCGCTGGTCATCAGTACCTGCGTTAACGATCAGGCGCTCCTGGGCTCCTATTGCAAATACGGGCCGATTGTCTCCTGGCAGCGGATGGAGCTTCCTGAGATTCAGAGTGTGGCCATGAATCAATATGACGGATATATGCTCGGGCTTGAACATCTGATTGAAAAGGGGTACACGCGGATTGCTAATGCCTGGGGCCGGCCGGCCAGCATGAATACCTCCGGGCGGATACAGGCGTACCGGGATGCTGCCCGCAACTATCATCTGGAGGTGAACCCGGAATGGTCGCAGACGGGCATCCACTCCATCCGGCAGGGCGAGGAGTTGATCCGCAGGCTGCTGATGATTCCAGGCGGGCCTCCGAATGCCATTCTCTGCGCCAATGATATGGTCGCGGCAGGGGTGCTGAGCGAAGCCCGCAGACTGAAGGTGAAGGTGCCGGAGGAGCTGGCGGTGGTCGGCTTCGACAATACGGAGCTGGCCCATACGCTGGGGATCACTTCGATTGATAATCCGATCGCCGCACAGGCACAGAATGCGCTGCATCTGATTCTCGGCAAGCTGAAGGGGGGAGAGGCGGAGCAGGAGCCGCTGGGGTTCCAGCTGGTGCCGAGGGAGACTACTTGA
- a CDS encoding glycoside hydrolase family 1 protein, which yields MNTPFPEGFLWGGAVAANQLEGAYNEDGKGLSTQDVAPQGIKGPITEVPTEDNMKLVGIDFYHRYKEDIKLFAEMGFKVFRTSIAWSRIFPNGDELEPNEQGLQFYDDLFDECHKYGIEPLVTLSHYETPLHLSKQYDGWVNRQLVGFYERYARTVFTRYKDKVKYWLTFNEINSILHEPFMSGGIYTPKEQLSKQDLYQAIHHELVASATAVKIGHEINPQAKIGCMILSMPTYPLTPNPDDVIAAMKSEHMNYFFGDVHARGVYPGYMKRYFRENGIEIHMEPGDADILKHTVDFISFSYYVSICETGDPSKRTQEGNLFSGAANPYLKASEWGWQIDPQGLRYVLNMFYDRYQKPLFIVENGLGAKDELITGEDGVPTVNDDYRIEYLNDHLVQVGEAIEDGVELMGYTSWGCIDLVSASTAQLSKRYGFIYVDRHDDNTGTLERYRKKSFHWYKDVIATNGQSLRRSGE from the coding sequence ATGAATACACCATTTCCTGAAGGCTTCCTGTGGGGCGGCGCAGTCGCTGCGAACCAATTGGAAGGCGCATACAACGAGGACGGCAAAGGCCTGTCCACCCAGGACGTAGCTCCGCAAGGAATCAAGGGCCCCATCACCGAGGTGCCTACCGAGGATAATATGAAGCTGGTCGGCATCGACTTTTACCACCGGTACAAAGAAGATATCAAGCTTTTTGCCGAAATGGGCTTCAAGGTCTTCCGCACCTCGATCGCCTGGTCCCGGATCTTCCCGAACGGCGACGAGCTGGAGCCTAATGAGCAAGGCCTGCAATTCTACGACGACCTGTTCGATGAATGTCACAAATACGGTATTGAGCCGCTGGTGACTCTCTCCCACTACGAAACTCCGCTGCACTTGTCCAAGCAGTATGACGGCTGGGTGAACCGGCAATTAGTCGGCTTCTATGAACGGTATGCCAGAACGGTATTCACCCGCTACAAGGATAAAGTAAAGTATTGGCTGACCTTCAACGAGATCAACTCCATCCTGCACGAGCCATTCATGAGCGGCGGGATCTATACACCGAAGGAGCAGCTGAGCAAGCAGGATCTGTATCAGGCCATCCATCACGAGCTGGTAGCAAGCGCCACTGCGGTCAAAATCGGACATGAGATCAACCCGCAGGCCAAGATCGGCTGTATGATTCTAAGCATGCCAACCTATCCGCTCACGCCTAACCCGGACGATGTCATTGCGGCGATGAAGTCAGAGCATATGAACTACTTCTTCGGGGATGTGCATGCGAGAGGCGTATACCCTGGATATATGAAACGTTACTTCAGAGAGAACGGCATTGAGATTCACATGGAGCCTGGAGATGCGGACATCCTCAAGCATACCGTTGACTTTATCTCGTTCAGCTACTATGTGAGCATCTGTGAGACTGGAGACCCCAGCAAACGCACACAGGAAGGCAACCTGTTCAGCGGTGCGGCCAATCCATACCTGAAGGCCTCCGAATGGGGCTGGCAGATTGACCCGCAGGGTCTGCGCTATGTGCTCAATATGTTCTATGACCGTTACCAGAAGCCGCTATTTATTGTGGAGAATGGACTCGGGGCCAAGGATGAGCTGATTACCGGCGAAGACGGCGTGCCGACCGTTAATGACGACTACCGGATTGAGTACCTGAATGACCATCTGGTGCAGGTTGGCGAAGCCATCGAGGACGGCGTTGAACTCATGGGCTACACTTCATGGGGCTGCATTGACCTGGTCAGTGCGTCAACCGCGCAGCTCAGTAAGCGCTACGGCTTCATCTACGTAGACCGTCACGACGACAATACCGGAACCCTGGAGCGCTACCGTAAGAAATCCTTCCACTGGTACAAGGATGTTATCGCTACCAATGGACAGAGCCTGCGGCGCTCAGGCGAATAG
- a CDS encoding ABC transporter permease subunit, which produces MAQPGRTRLIKHRSWLSYVRRNYILYLFLAPAVILTVIFKYVPMYGAMIAFKDFSPRKGIMGSAWVGFEHFERFLTSPNFYDILMNTLKLSAYGLILGFPVPIVLALMLNLIRSAKLKKNIQLIVYAPNFISVVVVAGMLFVFLSPTGVVNALITTFTGKPVSFMSDPAYFRTVYILSGIWQTAGWSSIIYVATLAGVDPQLHDAATIDGASLLKRIRHIDLPALRPVMAVLFILAAGGIMSIGYEKAFLMQTALNTPTSEIIATYVYKVGLQAGDYAYSTAIGLFNSVINVILLVFVNTVVKRLNEGEGLY; this is translated from the coding sequence ATGGCTCAACCCGGGAGAACAAGGCTCATCAAGCACAGGTCGTGGCTAAGCTATGTACGCCGGAATTATATCCTGTATTTATTCTTGGCTCCAGCTGTAATTCTCACGGTTATATTCAAATACGTTCCGATGTACGGCGCGATGATTGCCTTCAAGGATTTCAGCCCGCGCAAGGGCATCATGGGCAGCGCATGGGTGGGCTTTGAACATTTCGAGCGGTTCCTCACCTCGCCGAATTTCTACGATATTCTAATGAACACGCTTAAATTAAGCGCCTACGGGCTGATTCTGGGTTTTCCGGTGCCGATTGTGCTGGCGCTTATGCTGAACCTGATCCGCAGCGCGAAGTTGAAGAAGAACATCCAGCTGATTGTGTATGCGCCTAACTTTATCTCGGTGGTGGTTGTGGCAGGGATGTTGTTTGTCTTCCTGTCACCGACAGGTGTGGTGAATGCGCTCATTACTACTTTTACAGGTAAGCCGGTGTCCTTCATGAGTGATCCTGCTTACTTCCGTACCGTGTATATTCTGTCAGGCATCTGGCAGACGGCAGGCTGGTCCTCGATTATCTATGTAGCTACGCTGGCGGGTGTAGATCCGCAGCTTCATGATGCGGCAACGATTGACGGTGCCTCGCTGCTGAAGCGCATCCGCCATATCGATCTGCCCGCGCTGAGGCCGGTGATGGCCGTGCTGTTCATCCTTGCCGCAGGCGGCATCATGTCCATCGGCTATGAGAAGGCCTTCCTGATGCAGACGGCGCTTAATACCCCGACCTCGGAGATTATTGCGACCTATGTCTACAAGGTGGGTCTGCAGGCTGGCGATTATGCCTATTCCACCGCTATCGGATTATTCAATTCCGTCATTAACGTAATCCTGCTGGTCTTCGTCAATACGGTCGTCAAGCGGCTGAACGAAGGGGAAGGACTGTATTAA
- a CDS encoding extracellular solute-binding protein, which translates to MKKSLQTLSVLALSASVLAGCGGGGGNSSASKDYKLENVTLPLKEKVSLHFMSQSSALAPADPNEKLIYKRLEEKSGVHIDFTNYTNDAFIEKRNLAIASGDLPDAIIDAAYSDYDLLTLGKDGTIVPLEELIEKYMPNLQKVLAAAPEYKSMMTAQDGHIYAFPWIEELGSGKESIHSVNGMPWINVEWLKKLGLAMPTTTEELKKVLVAFKNDDPNGNGQKDEIPLSFVLNNGNEDMNFLFGSFGLGDNGDHTVVTNDGKVVFTAGQDGYKEGIKYLNELYALDLIDEEAFEQDYNTYLAKGQSERYGLYFQWDKSNITGFNDKYDLMQPLAGPDGQVNVARTNNFGFDRGRMVITGSNKNLELTAKWIDQLYDPQQSVEDNWGTYGDETQQNIFEYDESAKMLKHLPLEGAAPVELRQKTSIGGPLAILDEYYGKVTTKPDDAAWRLDLMKEKLVPYMKADNNFPRVFYSLEDQKELTAIETDLFAYVNRKRAEWTKTGKVEEEWKDYQAELSRLGLDKWLEIKQRGYDSYLKNKG; encoded by the coding sequence ATGAAAAAATCATTGCAAACCCTGTCTGTGCTGGCACTCTCGGCTTCCGTACTTGCGGGCTGCGGCGGCGGGGGCGGTAATTCCTCGGCCTCTAAGGATTACAAGCTGGAGAACGTGACGCTGCCGCTTAAAGAGAAGGTATCGCTGCACTTCATGTCTCAGAGCTCCGCACTGGCGCCTGCCGATCCGAATGAGAAGCTGATCTACAAGCGGCTGGAGGAGAAGTCCGGGGTCCACATCGATTTCACCAATTACACCAACGACGCTTTTATTGAGAAAAGAAATCTGGCGATAGCCAGCGGAGATCTGCCGGATGCGATCATTGATGCCGCCTACTCGGACTACGATCTGCTGACCCTGGGCAAGGATGGAACGATTGTTCCGCTGGAGGAGCTGATCGAGAAGTACATGCCGAATCTGCAAAAGGTGTTGGCAGCCGCGCCGGAGTACAAATCAATGATGACGGCGCAGGACGGCCATATCTATGCTTTTCCGTGGATAGAAGAGCTCGGGTCCGGCAAGGAAAGCATTCATTCGGTCAACGGGATGCCGTGGATCAATGTGGAGTGGCTGAAAAAGCTGGGACTCGCTATGCCAACCACAACGGAGGAGCTGAAGAAGGTGTTGGTCGCCTTCAAGAATGATGACCCGAACGGGAACGGCCAGAAGGATGAGATTCCGCTGTCTTTTGTGCTGAATAACGGCAATGAGGATATGAACTTCCTGTTCGGTTCGTTCGGTCTCGGTGATAACGGCGATCACACGGTGGTTACCAATGACGGCAAAGTGGTCTTCACTGCGGGCCAGGACGGATATAAAGAGGGCATTAAGTATCTGAACGAGCTGTATGCGCTGGATCTAATCGATGAAGAGGCGTTTGAACAGGATTACAACACCTATCTGGCCAAAGGGCAGAGTGAACGCTATGGCCTCTACTTCCAATGGGATAAATCCAATATCACCGGCTTCAACGATAAATATGATCTGATGCAGCCGCTTGCCGGACCGGACGGACAGGTCAATGTAGCCCGCACGAACAACTTCGGATTTGACCGCGGCCGGATGGTTATTACCGGTTCCAACAAGAATCTGGAGCTTACCGCCAAGTGGATTGACCAACTCTATGATCCGCAGCAGTCGGTTGAGGATAACTGGGGAACGTATGGGGATGAGACGCAGCAGAATATTTTTGAATACGATGAATCGGCCAAAATGCTGAAGCATCTGCCGCTGGAAGGCGCGGCCCCGGTTGAATTGCGCCAAAAGACCAGCATCGGCGGACCGCTGGCGATCCTGGATGAATACTACGGTAAGGTGACCACGAAGCCGGATGATGCTGCTTGGCGGCTGGACCTCATGAAGGAGAAGCTGGTGCCTTATATGAAGGCAGACAATAACTTCCCGCGTGTCTTCTACTCTCTGGAGGATCAGAAGGAATTGACCGCTATTGAGACCGACCTGTTCGCTTACGTCAACCGCAAGCGCGCGGAATGGACCAAGACCGGCAAAGTGGAAGAGGAATGGAAGGATTATCAGGCAGAGCTGTCCAGACTCGGGCTGGACAAATGGCTGGAGATCAAGCAAAGAGGATATGACAGTTATCTCAAGAACAAAGGCTGA
- a CDS encoding LacI family DNA-binding transcriptional regulator, with product MKKAKVTIQDIADALGISRNTASKALNGAESVPPETREKVLSKAAELKYKQFSYMETASSPSEQQGNIALLTSNLPNSSHFGSQLLSGLEKRISTEGYTLSIYFVRENDINAMTLPGNFEPSNVDGIICIEMFNKEYSGLITDLGIPTIFIDCAADIVYPELKADLLLMENEHSMYAMTRKLMDLGVRSFGFVGDYNHCRSFHERWTGFNRALSAAGIPLNPESCIVGQDKDYLLEANWMDQQMEALGQWPSAFICANDFIAISVMKSLKNRGVKVPEQVAVCGFDDASESRVIEPHLSTVHIYSSHMGIVSAEMLLSRIKDPARPYQVTHVATDVLFRDSTPVPN from the coding sequence ATGAAGAAAGCCAAGGTCACCATTCAAGACATTGCCGATGCCCTGGGAATCTCCAGAAACACGGCCTCCAAGGCATTGAACGGCGCAGAGAGCGTTCCTCCCGAGACCCGGGAGAAGGTACTCAGCAAAGCTGCCGAGCTTAAATATAAACAATTCTCTTATATGGAGACCGCAAGCAGCCCCTCCGAGCAGCAGGGCAATATCGCCCTCCTGACCAGTAACCTCCCCAACAGCTCCCACTTCGGCTCCCAGCTGCTCAGCGGACTGGAGAAGCGTATTAGCACAGAGGGCTACACCCTGTCCATTTATTTTGTCCGGGAGAACGATATTAACGCCATGACTCTGCCCGGTAATTTCGAGCCTTCTAATGTTGACGGGATTATCTGTATTGAAATGTTCAATAAGGAGTACAGCGGGCTGATTACCGATCTCGGTATCCCCACGATCTTCATTGACTGCGCGGCGGACATTGTCTACCCTGAGCTGAAGGCGGATCTGCTGCTCATGGAGAACGAACACAGCATGTATGCGATGACCCGTAAGCTGATGGACCTCGGTGTGCGGAGCTTCGGATTCGTCGGCGATTACAACCACTGCCGCAGCTTCCATGAACGGTGGACCGGCTTCAACCGAGCCCTCTCTGCAGCCGGAATCCCGCTGAATCCCGAATCCTGCATTGTCGGCCAGGACAAGGATTACCTGCTGGAGGCGAACTGGATGGACCAGCAGATGGAGGCGCTCGGCCAGTGGCCCTCCGCCTTCATCTGTGCGAATGACTTCATTGCCATCAGCGTGATGAAATCGCTTAAGAACAGAGGGGTCAAGGTACCGGAGCAGGTGGCGGTCTGCGGCTTCGATGACGCTTCGGAATCACGGGTCATCGAGCCTCATCTCTCGACCGTACATATCTACAGCAGCCATATGGGGATTGTCTCCGCAGAGATGTTGCTCTCCAGAATCAAGGACCCGGCCCGGCCTTATCAGGTCACGCATGTCGCCACTGACGTCCTATTCAGAGACTCTACTCCCGTACCGAACTAA
- a CDS encoding DUF6710 family protein, whose translation MKMKQEFDHLMAFAKDLINENLGFYYDINYGYFQPETHPIVDFIRLIGRRIQSQLMLMPALYGEVDQMERMFSDNLFFDEWAEVTLDGRSFHFLMRQIDNSSRIINLARDLVFPSPWIPRKLRDSLIRIGEGTLNGSWRQDKDHQVTLWLPMGISFVEGSGHHSITAGIAKGEGELYPTSVYDISLIYDHVYTDGKYYYRTHDRSIISEVHFVECAAIFEIGRIMAEQKIIF comes from the coding sequence ATGAAAATGAAACAAGAATTCGACCATCTCATGGCGTTTGCCAAGGATTTAATCAATGAGAATCTCGGCTTTTATTACGATATTAATTATGGTTACTTCCAGCCGGAGACCCACCCGATTGTGGACTTCATCCGGCTGATCGGCAGACGTATCCAAAGCCAGCTCATGCTGATGCCCGCGCTCTACGGGGAGGTCGATCAGATGGAGCGGATGTTCTCGGACAACCTCTTCTTTGATGAATGGGCCGAGGTTACGCTCGACGGACGGAGCTTCCACTTCCTGATGCGGCAGATCGACAATAGCAGCAGAATCATCAACCTGGCACGTGACCTCGTCTTCCCCTCCCCCTGGATTCCCCGCAAGCTGCGCGACAGTCTGATCCGCATCGGTGAAGGTACTCTGAACGGAAGCTGGCGGCAGGATAAGGATCATCAGGTTACCCTGTGGCTTCCAATGGGCATCTCCTTCGTTGAAGGCTCAGGACATCATTCCATCACAGCGGGGATCGCCAAGGGCGAAGGGGAGCTCTACCCTACCTCGGTGTATGACATCAGCCTCATCTACGATCACGTATATACCGACGGCAAGTACTACTACAGAACGCATGACCGTTCGATCATCTCCGAGGTTCATTTCGTGGAATGCGCCGCCATCTTTGAGATCGGCCGGATTATGGCGGAGCAGAAGATTATTTTCTGA